The candidate division KSB1 bacterium genome segment ATTCGGTATTACGCTTTTCCGGCCGAGCCGAGAACGTTCTGGTTCTTGTGAATAATCAGCTTGATCAGCTCATCGCGCGCCGGGCCGAGGTACTTGCGCGGGTCGAATTCCGCCGGTTTTTCGGCAAAGACCTTGCGGATGATCGCCGTCATCGCCAGACGGCCGTCGGTGTCGATGTTGATCTTGCATACCGCCGAGGTTGCGGCGCGGCGCAGCTGATCCTCCGGAATGCCGATGGGGTCTTTGAGGGCGCCGCCGTAGCGGTTAATCAGTTCAACGTACTCCGGCACAACCGAAGAGGCGCCGTGCAGAACGATGGGGAAGCCGGGGATGCGCCTTTCGACTTCTTCCAGAATGTCGAAACGCAGCGGCGGCGGCACCAAGACGCCGCGTTCGTCGCGGGTGCACTGCTCCGGCTTGAACTTGTTCGCGCCGTGGCTGGTGCCGATCGAAATCGCCAGGCTGTCGACGCCGGTTTTTGTGACAAAATCCTCCACCTCTTCCGGGCGCGTATAATGTGTTTTCTCCGCCGCTACTTCGTCCTCGACGCCGGCCAGCACGCCCAATTCGCCTTCCACCGTCACGTCGAACTGGTGCGCATACTCGACCACTTTGCGGGTGACGGCGACGTTCTCATCATAAGGCAATGCCGAGCCGTCAATCATGACCGAAGAGAATCCCGCGTCGATGCACGATTTGGCGGTTTCGAACGAATCGCCGTGGTCGAGGTGCAGGGCGATGGGGATTTCCTTGAGGCCTTCGGCGGCGGCCAGCTCCTTCATCATCTCGACGGCGCCGCGCGCCATCCAGCGCAGCATGGTGGCGTTGGCGTATGCGCGGGCGCCTTTGGAAACCTGGAGGATAACCGGCGACTGACTTTTCACGCAGGCGGTGATGATGGCCTGCAGCTGTTCCATGTTGTTGAAATTGTAGGCCGGAATCGCATATTTGCCCGCCATGGCCTTGCGAAACATTTCGCGCGTATTGACCAAACCCAATTCCTTATAAGAAACCATGACATTCTCCTTATTAATCTTTGTGAATTACTGCTCTAATATATTAAAATTTAGCCAAAAACTAAACAATTTGTTCTTTGCACCGGCCAAAAGAAACCGATTTGCGCAGGCATTTTATGCTTTTCCGGCGGATCCGCAGACGTTTTGATTTTTATGAATAATCAGCTTGATCAGCTCGTCGCGCGCCGGGCCGAGGTACTTGCGCGGGTCGAATTCCGCCGGTTTTTCGGCAAAGACCTTGCGGATGATTGCCGTCATCGCCAGCCGGCCATCGGCGTCGATGTTGATTTTGCATACCGCCGAAGTAGCAGCGCGGCGCAACTGATCCTCAGGAATGCCGATCGGGTCTTTGAGGGCACCGCCGTAACGGTTGATCAGTTCAACGTACTCGGGAACCACCGAGGAAGCGCCGTGCAGAACGATGGGGAAGCCGGGAAAGCCCTCTTCG includes the following:
- a CDS encoding class II fructose-1,6-bisphosphate aldolase, with the protein product MVSYKELGLVNTREMFRKAMAGKYAIPAYNFNNMEQLQAIITACVKSQSPVILQVSKGARAYANATMLRWMARGAVEMMKELAAAEGLKEIPIALHLDHGDSFETAKSCIDAGFSSVMIDGSALPYDENVAVTRKVVEYAHQFDVTVEGELGVLAGVEDEVAAEKTHYTRPEEVEDFVTKTGVDSLAISIGTSHGANKFKPEQCTRDERGVLVPPPLRFDILEEVERRIPGFPIVLHGASSVVPEYVELINRYGGALKDPIGIPEDQLRRAATSAVCKINIDTDGRLAMTAIIRKVFAEKPAEFDPRKYLGPARDELIKLIIHKNQNVLGSAGKA